In the Stakelama saccharophila genome, ATGAACAAGCTGAAGACCTCCGCGGCGATTGCTACGCTGGTCACGCTGGGCGCATGCGGCATTTTCAAGGGTGGCGACAAGCACACGCCCGTATTGGGCGACCGGGTTCCGATCCTGGCGTCCGAGACCGAAATCAACGTGGACGAGACGATCGCCGACGTGCCGGTAACGGTTCCGGCCCCCCGCGCCAACGATGCCTGGACGCAGCCGGGCGGCGATGCGGCGAAGGCGATGGGCGCGCTGGCGCTGCCGGATCAGCTCTCGCGCGCCTGGAGCATCCGGGTGCCGGGCGGATCGAAGCGCAGCCACTTTGCCGCCGCGCCGGTGGTCGCGGGTGGCCGTCTCTACGTCATGGATACCAATGGCGCGGTACATGCCGTCGATGCGCAGAGCGGTGCGACGGTGTGGACGAAGCAGACCGCGCCGGGCGAAGAGAATGCGAATGCGCGCTTCGGCGGCGGCGTTTCGTTCGATGGCGGCCACGTCTTCGCCACCAACGGCCTGGGCGAGGTCGTGGCGCTCGACGCTGCGACGGGCGATGAGATCTGGCGGGCGAAGCCGGGTGGTCCGTTGCGCGGCGCGCCCACGCTCGCCAACAACAATGTCTATGTCCTCAGCCAGGACAATCAGCTCTTCGCCCTCAGCCAGAGCGACGGCAAGGTGCAGTGGACCCAGTCGGCTTCGCTCGAATCGCAGGGCGTGTTCGGCGTGGCCGCACCCGCATCGGCGCGCGGCACGGTGGTCGCCGGGTTCTCGTCGGGCGAACTCAACGCCTATCGCTATGAAAACGGCCGCAGCCTGTGGGGCGACGTGCTGTCGCGCACGCGCATCTCGACCTCGGTATCGTCGCTGGACGACATCGATGCCGATCCGGTGATCGACGGCGACCGCGCCTATGCGGTGGGCCAGGGGGGGCGCATGGTGGCGCTCGACCTGCTGAGCGGCCAGCGGCTATGGGAACAGAATATCGCCGGCATCGCCACGCCGTGGGTCGCGGGTGACTGGATCTATCTCGTCACCACCGATGCGAAGCTGCTCGCGATCGCGCGCGACAGCGGCAAGATCCGCTGGGTCAGCCAGTTGCGCGCCTATGGCGACCCCGACGACAAGGAAGATCCGATCGACTGGTACGGCCCCGTGCTTGCCGGCGGCCGACTTGTGCTCGTCAGTTCCGACGGTGAAATCACCAATGTCGCTCCGGCAGACGGCACCGTGCAGGCGTCGGTCGACACCGGTTACGACTTCTCGTTACCGCCGGTGGTGGCCAACAACATGCTGTACGTCCTCGCCAATAACGGTACGCTGACCGCATATCGCTGATCCGGCGCGCGACCTGCGCCGGCACGGGAACATTTGCATGCCGCATCCTATCGTCGCCATCATCGGCAGGCCGAATGTCGGCAAGTCCACGCTGTTCAACCGCCTGGTGGGAAAGCGGCTGGCGCTGGTCGACAATCGCCCCGGCGTCACCCGCGATCGCCGCGAAGGTGACGCCAGCCTGCTGGGGCTGGATTTCCGCATCATCGATACCGCCGGCTATGAGGACGAGGATCCCGACAGCCTGCCCGGCCGCATGCGCCGTCAGACCGAATCGGCGGTGCAGGGCGCCGATGTCGCCTTGTTCATGATCGACGCCCGGACCGGGCTGACCCCGCTGGATGAAGAGATCGCCCGCTGGCTCCGTGCGGCGGAGACGCCGGTCATACTCGTCGCCAACAAGGCCGAGGGCCGCGCCGGTGAGGCCGGCATGCTGGACGCGCTGTCGCTGGGCATGGGCGATCCCGTCGCGCTGTCGGCGGAGCATGGCGAGGGCGTGGTCGAGCTGTTCGAAGCGCTGCGCCCGCTTGTCGAGGCGGCGGAAGCAGCGGCGGACGTCGAGGACGCCGACGCACCGGACGCACCGTTGAAGCTGGCCGTGGTGGGGCGCCCAAACGCGGGCAAGTCGACGCTGATCAACCGCATGCTGGGGCAGGACCGGCTGATCACCGGGCCGGAAGCGGGCATCACGAGGGATTCCATCGCCACCGACTGGGCATGGCAGGGCCGCCCCGTCCGCCTGATCGACACGGCGGGCATGCGCAAGCGCGCCCGCGTCCAGGAAAAGCTGGAACGGCTGGCGGTCGCCGATGCGCTGCACGCCATTGATTTCGCCGAAGTCGTCATCCTGCTGCTCGACGCGACCAAGGGGCTGGAGGGACAGGATCTGCGCATCGCCGACAATGTCCTGAAGGAAGGCCGCGCCCTCATCATCGCGCTCAACAAATGGGATGTCGCCGAAGATGCCAGCCGTCTGTTCAACGGCGTGAAGGCGGCGCTGGAGGAGGGCCTGTCGCAGGCGCGCGGCATTCCCGTGCTGACCGTGTCGGCGATTACCGGCAAGGGCATCGACACGCTGCTGAAGGTCGCGTTCGAAACGCGCGATTCGTGGTCGCGGCGGGTGTCCACGGGCGCGCTCAACCGCTGGTTCGAACGCGCGATGGAGGCCAACCCGCCGCCCGCGCCCGGCGGCAAGCGGATCAAGCCGCGCTATCTGACGCAGATCAACAGCCGCCCGCCCAGCTTCGCCCTGTTCGGCACGCGCGTCGACCTGCTGCCGGACAGCTACAAGCGCTATCTGATCAACGGCATCCGGCGCGAATTCGATTTCGGCGCCGTGCCCGTGCGGCTGATGCTGCGGGCCGCGAAGAACCCTTTCGACAAGCAGGCATGACCGTCCGCGTGGAGGCACGCGGCATGCGCTGCCCCTGGCCGGCGGTACGGCTGGCGCGCGCCCTCAGAACCGCGCCGCAGGAGCGCGAGTTCGAGGTCCGTGCCGACGATCCGGCGGCGGCTTCGGAAATGCGTATCGTTGCCGAAACGAACGGTGCTGCGCTGTCGGTTGTCGGCCCGAATCATTTTCGCATAGTGCGGCTGTAGCGGTCCCCGCGCGCCCCTTTCGTCAACCGCCTGTTTACGATCCGCGGGGTAGAGCGGCGGTTCTGGACACGCGCATTTCGGAGGACGCAGATGAACGACATGAGCGGAGGGGTGTCGCTGGTGAACTGGACCGCCTTTTCCCAGGCGCGTTCGGAACTCGGCGCGAACTTCGTTCGCATCCTCGGCTATTTTCGCGAAGACGGCGTGAAGTCGGTCGAGCAGATCGAAGCAGCGATGCGCGCGCAGAATGCGGCCGCGCTCGTCATCCCGGCCCACACGCTCAAGGGCGAATCGCGCCAGTTCGGGGCCGATCCGCTATCCGACCTGGCCGAGACGATCGAGACGATCGCGCGCGATTGCGTCGAGCGGCACGACACGCCGACCGAGGCGCTGCAATATGTCGCGCAACTGCGGCCGCTGTTCGAAAACACGCTGGCCCTGCTGGAAAAGGAGGCGAGCCCGCTCGTTGCGCGCCGTCAGGGCTTCGGCCGCCGGGTCGCCGGCATCTGACGCGGCGCCGACGGCTGGCGCCTTCATTCGTCGGCTTCGGACCTGGCGTTGAGCTGGATATAGTTTTCGAGGCCCATGCGTTCGATCATTTCGAACTGCCGCTCCAGCGTGTCGACATGCTCTTCCTCGCTGGCGAGGATCTCCGCGAACAGATCGCGGCTGACATAGTCGCGCTTTTCCTCGCAATATTGAATCGCATCGCGCAACAGGGGCAGGGCCTCCATCTCCAGATCGAGATCGGCCTTGATGACCTCTTCCACCGTCTCGCCGATGCGCAGCCGGCCGATATTCTGGAAATTGGGCAGACCGTCGAGGAAGAGGATGCGCTCCGCCAGCTTGTCGGCGTGCTTCATCTCGTCGATCGATTCGTCATATTCGAACTTGGCGAGGCGGTGGACGCCCCAATGATCGAGCATGCGGTAATGCAGGAAATACTGGTTGATCGCGGTCAGCTCATTCTTGAGCGCCGTGTTCAGAAATTCGATGATCTTTTCGTCGCCCTTCATGGCCGCGCCTCCGGTTCGTTCGCCCCAGGGCTAGACCGGGCGCGGGGGCGAGACAAGGTACGGACTCAGGCGGCGGTGCGTTCGTCGGCGATGATCTCGCGCGCGAATCGGACGCACTGGCCGCATTTCGCCTGACGGCCGAGTGCGCGATAGGCCTGGCACGCGCTCATCGCGCCGGCCCGCGCGGCGGCGCGGACATCTTGTTCGCGGATGGCATTGCAGACGCAGACGACCATGAATGAATCCCTCGCTGTGCCCAACCGCAATAGGGATAATGCGAGTGACTTGCAATCCCTATTGCGTGGCGCTCGCAATAAAACGAGTCCCCGGATCGGTCGGCGCGGCTATGCTTCGCCCCGCATGGGTTGCGCACGCCCTCGCGCCGCCGAGCGCCACAGCCATTCCAGCGGTCCGTAGCGAAAGCGGGCCAGCCACGGTTTCGACCAGCCGAGCATCGCGGCGCAGACGGCGATCACGACGACGAGCAGTTCCGCACGGGTCACCCGGCCGAACCAGCCGAAGCCATAGCCGTAGAACAGGGTAGTGCAGATCAGGCTGGTGCAGAGATAGTTGGTAAATGCCATGCGGCCGGTCGCCGCGATGCGCGTCGCCAGTGTGCCGCCGGGCCGAACAGCCAGGATGATCAGCGCGGCCCATCCGGCGATCATCGGCGGCCGCAGCGGCACCGTCAGCGCGATAACGCCCATCGCTACCGCGCGCATGGTGTAATCGCTCGCCATCAGCCAGACAGCGATCGCGCCGTACCCGGCGATGCCGATCGCGAACCCCGCCAACGCCACCCGGCGATAGCGCGCTGCCGGCCATTCGCCGCCCAGAAAGCCCGATTTCAGCGCCGCCATTCCCAGCAGCATATAGCCGAGCGTTTCCGGCCCGACGAAGATCGCGCTCGTGACCGGCGTCGTGAAATGCGCCCGTAAGCGGTCGAGCGCGATCGGGCCATAGCCGCCGCGCATCAGCGCCAGCCGCGCCTCGGTCCACGACGCCGGCGGCACGCCGAAGCCGCGGACCATGCTGTCCCATGCCTGCTGCGCACCGGGATCGGCGGCGGCTTCGCGCAGCGCCCTGGCGGTCGCGTCGATACCCAGCGGCACGGTCGCCGCGATCGCCCACTGGATCAGGATCAAGGTCGCCGCAGCCGAGATCAGCCGCTCCGGAGACCGCCCGCGAAAGGCATAGGCGATCATGCCGATCACCGCATACAGCGTCAGGATGTCCCCCCACCAGATCGCCCAGAGGTGGACGAGGCCGAAGACGAGCAGCCACACCATGCGCGAATAATGCACCCGGGCGGGATCGAGCCCGCCCGCTTCCGCCCGCTCCACCACCAGCAGCAGCGACGCCCCGAACAGCAGCGAGAACAGCCCGCGCATCTTGCCGTCGACCAGGATGAAATCGGCGACATAGACGGCGAGGTCGAGTCCCTGTGCGCCGCCGAACGCGCGCGGGTTCATATAGGCTGGCTCCGGCATGGCGAAGCCGGTGATGTTCATGAACAATATGCCCATCACCGCGACGCCGCGAACGATGTCGAGGGTGACGATGCGATCCGGTGCCGTGGTCGCCATGGCGGCGGTCTATCGGCGCCGGCGGGGCAT is a window encoding:
- a CDS encoding PQQ-binding-like beta-propeller repeat protein; this translates as MMNKLKTSAAIATLVTLGACGIFKGGDKHTPVLGDRVPILASETEINVDETIADVPVTVPAPRANDAWTQPGGDAAKAMGALALPDQLSRAWSIRVPGGSKRSHFAAAPVVAGGRLYVMDTNGAVHAVDAQSGATVWTKQTAPGEENANARFGGGVSFDGGHVFATNGLGEVVALDAATGDEIWRAKPGGPLRGAPTLANNNVYVLSQDNQLFALSQSDGKVQWTQSASLESQGVFGVAAPASARGTVVAGFSSGELNAYRYENGRSLWGDVLSRTRISTSVSSLDDIDADPVIDGDRAYAVGQGGRMVALDLLSGQRLWEQNIAGIATPWVAGDWIYLVTTDAKLLAIARDSGKIRWVSQLRAYGDPDDKEDPIDWYGPVLAGGRLVLVSSDGEITNVAPADGTVQASVDTGYDFSLPPVVANNMLYVLANNGTLTAYR
- the der gene encoding ribosome biogenesis GTPase Der; translated protein: MPHPIVAIIGRPNVGKSTLFNRLVGKRLALVDNRPGVTRDRREGDASLLGLDFRIIDTAGYEDEDPDSLPGRMRRQTESAVQGADVALFMIDARTGLTPLDEEIARWLRAAETPVILVANKAEGRAGEAGMLDALSLGMGDPVALSAEHGEGVVELFEALRPLVEAAEAAADVEDADAPDAPLKLAVVGRPNAGKSTLINRMLGQDRLITGPEAGITRDSIATDWAWQGRPVRLIDTAGMRKRARVQEKLERLAVADALHAIDFAEVVILLLDATKGLEGQDLRIADNVLKEGRALIIALNKWDVAEDASRLFNGVKAALEEGLSQARGIPVLTVSAITGKGIDTLLKVAFETRDSWSRRVSTGALNRWFERAMEANPPPAPGGKRIKPRYLTQINSRPPSFALFGTRVDLLPDSYKRYLINGIRREFDFGAVPVRLMLRAAKNPFDKQA
- a CDS encoding sulfurtransferase TusA family protein, whose protein sequence is MTVRVEARGMRCPWPAVRLARALRTAPQEREFEVRADDPAAASEMRIVAETNGAALSVVGPNHFRIVRL
- a CDS encoding Hpt domain-containing protein codes for the protein MNDMSGGVSLVNWTAFSQARSELGANFVRILGYFREDGVKSVEQIEAAMRAQNAAALVIPAHTLKGESRQFGADPLSDLAETIETIARDCVERHDTPTEALQYVAQLRPLFENTLALLEKEASPLVARRQGFGRRVAGI
- the bfr gene encoding bacterioferritin, which codes for MKGDEKIIEFLNTALKNELTAINQYFLHYRMLDHWGVHRLAKFEYDESIDEMKHADKLAERILFLDGLPNFQNIGRLRIGETVEEVIKADLDLEMEALPLLRDAIQYCEEKRDYVSRDLFAEILASEEEHVDTLERQFEMIERMGLENYIQLNARSEADE
- a CDS encoding (2Fe-2S)-binding protein, with product MVVCVCNAIREQDVRAAARAGAMSACQAYRALGRQAKCGQCVRFAREIIADERTAA
- a CDS encoding DUF418 domain-containing protein — its product is MATTAPDRIVTLDIVRGVAVMGILFMNITGFAMPEPAYMNPRAFGGAQGLDLAVYVADFILVDGKMRGLFSLLFGASLLLVVERAEAGGLDPARVHYSRMVWLLVFGLVHLWAIWWGDILTLYAVIGMIAYAFRGRSPERLISAAATLILIQWAIAATVPLGIDATARALREAAADPGAQQAWDSMVRGFGVPPASWTEARLALMRGGYGPIALDRLRAHFTTPVTSAIFVGPETLGYMLLGMAALKSGFLGGEWPAARYRRVALAGFAIGIAGYGAIAVWLMASDYTMRAVAMGVIALTVPLRPPMIAGWAALIILAVRPGGTLATRIAATGRMAFTNYLCTSLICTTLFYGYGFGWFGRVTRAELLVVVIAVCAAMLGWSKPWLARFRYGPLEWLWRSAARGRAQPMRGEA